A genomic segment from uncultured Alistipes sp. encodes:
- a CDS encoding 6-carboxytetrahydropterin synthase: MRSITTFDLQYAHRFYGFQGEAQYLHGHTGQLTIEVEDSIEAGVNMVYPCNEIQKVAWDVLRNFDHALVLREDDPLLPAVLDVYEKQGIRNGHPQNKMKGPAFKTELATAYPDCRLVVTKETLTVEGMIKIVYDLLKDKLNIAKITFTSGVNAASAEFVTKNDIDRCPLCGVALNEEGVCPKCGYRKKK; encoded by the coding sequence ATGAGAAGTATCACAACATTCGATCTGCAGTATGCACACCGTTTCTACGGTTTTCAAGGAGAGGCTCAGTATCTCCACGGCCACACGGGACAGTTGACCATCGAGGTGGAGGATAGCATCGAGGCGGGCGTGAACATGGTTTACCCCTGCAACGAGATTCAGAAGGTAGCATGGGACGTGCTCCGGAATTTCGACCACGCGCTGGTTCTGCGCGAGGATGATCCGCTGCTGCCGGCCGTTCTGGACGTCTACGAGAAGCAGGGCATCCGCAACGGACACCCGCAGAACAAGATGAAGGGCCCGGCCTTCAAGACGGAGCTGGCCACGGCCTATCCCGATTGCCGTCTGGTGGTCACGAAAGAGACGCTGACGGTTGAGGGGATGATCAAGATTGTCTACGACCTGCTGAAGGATAAACTCAACATCGCCAAGATCACCTTCACGAGCGGTGTGAATGCGGCCTCGGCGGAGTTCGTGACCAAGAACGACATCGACCGCTGCCCGCTGTGCGGCGTTGCACTCAACGAGGAGGGTGTATGTCCGAAGTGCGGGTACCGCAAGAAGAAGTAA
- a CDS encoding helix-turn-helix transcriptional regulator has translation MNNMIAFDVLNPGEVALRIAARVKARRLELDLTQEGLAVRAGIKFATYRRFEQTGEISLKGLLQIGFALNALSEFDALFAQRQYQSLDDVLNEQSVMRKRGRKNE, from the coding sequence ATGAATAATATGATAGCGTTTGATGTCTTAAATCCAGGTGAGGTGGCCTTGCGGATTGCGGCGAGAGTCAAAGCTCGGAGATTGGAGCTGGATTTGACGCAGGAGGGTTTGGCAGTGAGAGCAGGAATCAAGTTCGCAACCTATCGCAGATTTGAGCAGACGGGGGAGATCTCGTTGAAGGGGCTGCTTCAGATAGGCTTTGCCTTGAATGCTCTTTCGGAGTTCGATGCTCTTTTTGCGCAGAGGCAATATCAATCGCTCGATGATGTCTTGAATGAGCAAAGTGTCATGCGTAAACGGGGTCGGAAAAATGAATAG
- a CDS encoding type II toxin-antitoxin system HipA family toxin yields MNSIKQIEVLLADRLVGRLALTKEGLCAFEYAPDWLGSGFSISPFELPLRSGVFIAKPRPFEGGFGVFDDCLPDGWGLLILDRYLQQKGINPRVLTLLDRLALVGVSGRGALEFRPDHSVVTRQDYADFEKLALEAERILDSDEYSGEGIEEFQDRGGSPGGARPKIFARYEGKEWLVKFRAKRDPQSIGVDEYRYSLLAKKCGIEMPETRLFEGKYFGVERFDRMPQGKLHVVSVAGLIGADYRLPSIDYKHIFQVCAMLTHSVAELWKVYRLMVFNYLIGNKDDHAKNFAFIHRDGDWHFAPAYDLLPSDGINGFRTTSINDSIEPTKEDLLAVAVKIGLNEKEAVYEFNRLREILPTK; encoded by the coding sequence ATGAATAGCATCAAACAAATCGAAGTTCTTCTTGCGGATCGGTTGGTGGGCCGTCTGGCTCTGACCAAGGAGGGGTTGTGTGCATTTGAATATGCTCCCGATTGGCTCGGTTCGGGTTTCTCCATTTCTCCCTTTGAGTTGCCTTTGCGAAGTGGCGTCTTTATTGCCAAACCGCGTCCGTTTGAGGGAGGATTCGGAGTTTTCGATGATTGCCTGCCCGATGGGTGGGGACTCCTTATCCTGGATCGCTACCTGCAGCAAAAGGGGATCAATCCTCGCGTGCTTACTCTGTTGGATCGCCTCGCATTGGTTGGGGTGTCGGGACGTGGGGCCCTGGAGTTTCGTCCGGATCATAGTGTCGTGACGCGACAGGATTATGCCGATTTCGAGAAGTTAGCATTGGAAGCGGAGCGGATATTGGACAGCGACGAGTATAGTGGAGAAGGTATTGAGGAATTTCAAGACCGTGGTGGTTCTCCGGGTGGCGCACGTCCCAAGATCTTTGCTCGTTATGAAGGCAAAGAGTGGCTGGTAAAGTTTCGAGCCAAGAGAGATCCACAGAGTATAGGTGTGGATGAATACCGCTATTCGCTGCTTGCTAAAAAGTGCGGAATCGAAATGCCGGAAACTCGACTTTTCGAAGGCAAGTACTTCGGCGTGGAGCGTTTCGACCGAATGCCTCAAGGCAAGTTGCATGTTGTTAGCGTGGCTGGTCTTATCGGTGCCGATTATCGGTTGCCTAGTATCGACTACAAGCATATTTTTCAGGTGTGCGCCATGTTAACGCATAGTGTAGCCGAGTTGTGGAAAGTTTATCGACTGATGGTGTTCAATTATCTCATCGGTAACAAGGACGACCACGCTAAGAACTTCGCCTTTATTCATCGGGATGGCGATTGGCATTTTGCTCCGGCCTATGACCTGTTGCCCAGCGATGGCATTAATGGTTTTCGCACAACCTCAATCAATGACAGTATCGAACCGACGAAAGAGGATCTTTTGGCTGTAGCAGTAAAGATTGGGTTGAATGAGAAAGAGGCGGTCTATGAGTTTAACAGACTGCGAGAAATACTTCCTACTAAATAA
- a CDS encoding UPF0489 family protein translates to MKAMWHIQREEFKRLKSGSSALNILYQEGCTYVMDNHLAAGWCWYNTLDRRKEYNFCHIDQHDDLANDKHDIVKDLFEETPIPLERYISLHYEQPPKVVMPPVKAIRWDNYILHMKSVFPHWFMKEVYACHDFVSGESSSVTKTQPYDRYYDCDNGWQEYPVHPININCYDLSRLLEEQISNNKGRLWIVNLDVDYFFNNKVQLFTETYIESICTQIVKEKAKIAVLTIALSPDCCGGWENAIRVYNYIAERLFLEMRL, encoded by the coding sequence ATGAAAGCTATGTGGCATATACAACGTGAAGAGTTCAAGAGATTAAAGTCCGGCTCAAGTGCGTTAAATATTCTTTATCAGGAAGGATGTACTTATGTAATGGACAATCATCTTGCGGCAGGATGGTGTTGGTATAATACCTTAGATCGTCGTAAAGAATATAATTTTTGTCATATTGATCAGCATGATGATCTCGCTAATGATAAGCATGATATTGTGAAGGACTTATTTGAAGAAACTCCAATTCCGCTTGAAAGATATATTTCCTTACATTATGAACAGCCTCCTAAAGTTGTGATGCCTCCAGTGAAAGCTATACGATGGGATAATTATATACTTCACATGAAATCAGTGTTTCCTCATTGGTTTATGAAAGAAGTTTATGCATGTCATGATTTTGTTTCAGGCGAAAGTAGCAGTGTTACAAAAACTCAGCCATACGATCGCTATTATGATTGTGATAACGGATGGCAAGAATATCCAGTTCATCCAATCAATATCAATTGTTATGATTTAAGTCGACTACTGGAAGAGCAGATTAGTAATAATAAAGGAAGATTATGGATTGTAAATCTGGATGTCGATTATTTTTTTAATAATAAGGTTCAATTATTTACAGAGACGTATATAGAATCTATATGTACCCAGATTGTTAAAGAGAAAGCTAAAATAGCTGTACTTACTATTGCTCTCAGTCCTGATTGCTGTGGCGGTTGGGAGAATGCCATTAGAGTATATAATTATATAGCAGAACGACTTTTTCTTGAAATGCGGTTATAA
- a CDS encoding helicase, with amino-acid sequence MSQEIKDFQCATAERILHIYKNLGHRRVLLADEVGLGKTYVAKQVINLIREWHKQEQDDFFKVVYICSNANIADQNIEKLGVDNRMSISESRLSMQHLYIKLTEKRIAEQREKGEMPESIIPLTPSTSFRFYSAQGTANERALMYDLLCGLPQFKDHKKVISNLLSCNVKNWHELTIIYNGKIKECGKDYLCEMYGKLQTSLSDTIINQLIEYAQNGCDNRQRADLINKLRRIFAGISIDMLDPDLVIMDEFQRFNSLLEQSDDEQSMLANKFFDNKRSNTKILLLSATPYKPYSTLEELNTDGNDEHYQDFMKVMDFLYATKDKTDRFKLIWHTYSAALKRTDVVDLTPLVSAKNEAEEALYGVMCRTERFNSGIINDSQVCDVQVLPEDILSFAECQHLMDCLSHENKKIHLGNLPMEYVKSSPYLLSFMDKYELKKQIVSALHHLEVKKPGKMKALLLSRDAINKYRSIPFASGKLKYLHDLVFGVRHEKKTHLLLWVPASNPYYTAEGVFESNEARSFSKVILFSSWEMVPRMISIMMSYYSDLYTFGELTEPKIGYASKKKNRYGEGRLRTGGLLEYPCRTLASLFSPAEFYGEKLSSIRRIIKQRIQEKFAQNTLIHTLPQQGRNNAQLILSLMRILDDEPVEDLIGLYVPSNALDVMTDIAIASPAVCAYRQSGNEEDAKMVAKAIVSVFNKPESAVVIDLMYNKKNDDDYYESVLDYCVIGNLQAVLDEYAHMAQKKELGHVISDAIIGTSNLSIDTTDSLGTDKKKQLMRCHFAIPFIDKTVTDKSVARTSNIRKAFNSPFRPFLLSTTSIGQEGLDFHWYARKIVHWNLPSNPVDLEQREGRINRYKCLAIRRNVVKLYGNAVYHTWDDLFSMAYKDLKGTHSDIVPYWCLPVAELTEEQRAKLEYIERIVPLYPLSRDRYKYDRLIKVLALYRMTLGQPRQEELLNLLKDMHLSDEQLKELTIDLCPYHKERES; translated from the coding sequence ATGAGCCAGGAAATCAAAGATTTTCAATGTGCCACAGCAGAGCGCATTCTACATATCTATAAAAACTTAGGGCACCGTCGGGTATTACTTGCCGATGAGGTAGGATTAGGTAAGACGTATGTGGCCAAACAAGTTATTAATTTGATTCGAGAATGGCACAAGCAGGAACAAGATGATTTCTTTAAGGTTGTCTATATTTGTTCTAATGCTAATATAGCCGACCAGAACATTGAGAAATTGGGAGTTGACAATCGGATGAGTATCAGTGAGAGCCGTCTGTCAATGCAGCATCTTTATATCAAACTGACAGAAAAAAGGATTGCAGAACAACGCGAGAAAGGGGAAATGCCAGAATCGATCATTCCACTGACACCATCAACCTCCTTCCGTTTTTACAGTGCACAAGGAACAGCCAATGAACGGGCCTTGATGTATGATTTATTATGCGGGCTCCCTCAATTTAAAGATCATAAAAAAGTCATCAGCAATCTTCTTAGTTGCAATGTAAAAAACTGGCATGAACTTACTATCATCTATAACGGTAAAATCAAAGAATGTGGCAAAGACTATCTTTGCGAGATGTATGGCAAGTTGCAGACAAGCCTGTCAGATACGATTATCAATCAACTGATTGAATATGCTCAGAATGGTTGCGACAATCGGCAACGAGCAGATCTGATTAACAAACTGCGTCGTATTTTTGCCGGGATCAGTATAGACATGCTCGATCCGGATCTGGTTATCATGGATGAGTTCCAACGCTTCAACTCTCTGCTCGAACAAAGTGATGATGAGCAATCCATGCTGGCCAACAAATTTTTCGATAACAAGCGATCCAATACCAAGATTCTGTTGCTTTCCGCTACGCCCTACAAGCCATATTCTACCCTTGAAGAGTTGAATACGGATGGAAATGACGAGCACTATCAGGACTTTATGAAAGTAATGGACTTTCTATATGCCACAAAAGATAAAACCGACCGATTTAAGTTGATATGGCATACATATTCTGCCGCACTGAAGCGTACTGATGTAGTTGATCTGACACCTCTCGTCTCCGCCAAAAACGAGGCGGAAGAAGCTCTATATGGAGTGATGTGCCGCACGGAACGATTTAATAGTGGCATTATAAACGATTCTCAAGTATGCGATGTACAGGTCTTGCCGGAAGATATTCTTTCGTTTGCAGAATGCCAGCATCTTATGGATTGTCTAAGCCATGAAAATAAAAAAATACACTTGGGTAATCTTCCCATGGAGTATGTCAAATCTTCGCCTTATTTACTGTCCTTTATGGACAAGTATGAACTGAAGAAGCAAATAGTTTCAGCATTGCATCATTTAGAGGTAAAGAAACCCGGTAAAATGAAAGCATTACTCCTCTCAAGAGATGCAATCAACAAATATCGTTCAATTCCTTTTGCCAGTGGCAAATTAAAGTATCTTCACGACTTGGTATTTGGAGTTCGCCATGAAAAGAAAACACATCTGCTGCTTTGGGTTCCCGCGTCCAATCCTTACTATACGGCCGAAGGTGTATTTGAGAGTAACGAGGCTCGCAGTTTCTCTAAAGTTATCCTGTTCTCATCATGGGAAATGGTGCCGAGAATGATTTCCATAATGATGTCATATTATTCTGATTTATATACTTTTGGAGAGTTAACCGAGCCGAAGATAGGCTATGCTTCAAAAAAGAAGAATCGTTACGGTGAAGGCCGTTTAAGAACAGGTGGGCTATTAGAGTACCCTTGCCGAACTTTAGCGAGTCTTTTCTCTCCTGCGGAATTCTATGGAGAAAAACTTTCTTCAATCCGGAGAATCATAAAACAGCGAATTCAAGAAAAATTTGCCCAGAATACGCTCATACATACCCTTCCACAACAAGGACGAAACAACGCCCAACTTATTCTTTCCCTCATGAGAATACTGGATGACGAACCAGTAGAAGACTTGATTGGCTTGTATGTACCTTCGAATGCATTGGATGTGATGACAGATATCGCTATAGCCTCACCTGCAGTATGTGCCTATCGACAATCAGGCAATGAAGAAGATGCCAAGATGGTAGCCAAAGCAATCGTCTCAGTGTTCAACAAGCCCGAAAGTGCAGTTGTGATAGATCTGATGTACAACAAGAAAAATGATGATGATTATTACGAATCTGTACTTGATTACTGTGTGATAGGCAACCTGCAAGCTGTTCTCGATGAATATGCACACATGGCACAAAAAAAGGAACTCGGACATGTTATCTCGGATGCCATTATCGGTACGAGCAATCTTAGTATAGACACAACCGATTCTTTGGGTACGGATAAGAAAAAGCAACTTATGCGTTGCCATTTTGCAATTCCGTTCATTGATAAAACAGTCACAGACAAATCAGTCGCACGTACCAGCAATATCCGTAAGGCATTCAACTCTCCCTTCCGGCCATTCTTGCTTTCTACCACTTCGATTGGACAGGAAGGTCTTGATTTTCATTGGTATGCCAGAAAGATTGTTCACTGGAATTTACCTTCGAATCCGGTTGATTTGGAGCAACGCGAAGGCCGTATTAACCGCTATAAATGCCTGGCTATACGCAGAAATGTGGTAAAATTATATGGCAATGCAGTGTATCATACTTGGGATGATTTATTCTCTATGGCTTACAAAGATTTGAAAGGTACGCATTCGGATATCGTTCCTTATTGGTGCCTTCCTGTCGCAGAACTAACAGAAGAACAACGGGCTAAATTGGAATACATTGAACGTATTGTTCCGCTTTACCCTCTCAGCCGTGATCGATATAAATACGATCGCCTGATCAAAGTACTTGCATTGTATCGTATGACATTGGGACAGCCACGTCAGGAAGAATTGTTGAACCTTTTGAAAGATATGCACCTTTCGGATGAACAGCTCAAAGAGTTAACTATTGATTTGTGTCCATATCATAAAGAGCGTGAATCATGA